A genomic region of Bactrocera dorsalis isolate Fly_Bdor chromosome 3, ASM2337382v1, whole genome shotgun sequence contains the following coding sequences:
- the LOC125777543 gene encoding uncharacterized protein LOC125777543, with translation MLHVAALRGSLLSLGSESDIMNSMLIHIVLTKIDSDSKSAYNQKQEFDHLPSWDDCYKWLNRHSQYLETCSNGENSKVTQRDCKLHGKKNANSFVNAMSACIHCNNIEHSLNNCPSFLQLSAKMRFDWVKQAGACINCLRKGHTVSKCPSKSRCRVCHQSHHSHLHFATVGTTNYPFAQPLELQGKDNTSVSFTLPNPPHQLPTNPSVSLIVCTRKRAILPTALIYIQDKFGVMQPARALLDSCSELNFITEETAKRLQLKRFFSYQEISGISDIRSNSKYAVKAKIKSRIGDFTCLSEFVITKHITTQIPSSFINTSKWNIPENLQLADPYFYKPQRIDLLLNAEVFFESLQEGTISFGKGLPRLQNSKLGWMVGGNFEKLSNSRPSICNVTLNSNLSNIDSILQRFWEIENFTEKEATLSEEERLCEKHFIENVQVKNDGRVQVRLPFKVSPTMLGNSFHNARKRFLALERRLSNNKLLKNMYADFIKEYFELGHMVAIKNFDFNSSQYIIPHHCVLRPQSTTTKLRVVFDASARTTSDHSLNEILMVGATIQPELIITLLSFRLYPYVLTADISKMYRQFLINDQDQRYQLILWRNEPHEPLQLFQLKTVTYGLASAPFLAIRSLFHIADVNKAAFPLASSAIRESFYVDDLLTGADSIDNLQKLKIEIIEVLRSHGLSLTKWHSNSKQLSDASYNEVVIKTTEENITKALGTSWKPLADTICYRYELPDMLSVTKRSVLSIISKIFDIGLLSPVIIRGKILMQEIWIRRLDWDETLPPDLHNIWLQIKADLNFINKIEVPRHVQTSSNSRCEVHGFADASTCAYGCCIYLRSIIKDTYKTTLLIAKSKVAPIKAQSLPRLELCAALLLSRTWQKIKDKEDAAYLNAFTATTAQISLVLKPN, from the exons ATGTTACATGTTGCAGCGCTTCGAGGTTCGTTACTCTCGTTGGGCTCAGAAAGTGACATAATGAATTCAATGCTAATTCATATCGTTTTAACCAAAATTGATTCTGATTCAAAATCAGCATACAATCAGAAGCAAGAGTTTGACCACTTGCCATCGTGGGACGATTGCTACAAGTGGCTGAATCGACACTCTCAGTATTTAGAAACCTGTTCAAACGGTGAAAACTCAAAGGTTACACAGCGAGATTGTAAGCTACACGGtaagaaaaatgcaaattcatTCGTTAATGCGATGTCGGCATGTATACATTGCAATAATATAGAGCATAGCCTAAACAATTGTCCTTCATTTCTACAGTTGTCAGCTAAGATGCGTTTTGATTGGGTGAAGCAAGCAGGAGCTTGCATCAATTGCTTACGAAAAGGACACACCGTATCTAAATGCCCATCAAAATCTCGTTGCCGCGTATGTCATCAATCGCACCATTCTCATCTTCATTTCGCCACCGTTGGAACTACAAATTATCCATTTGCACAACCATTAGAACTTCAAGGGAAAGACAATACATCTGTGTCATTTACTTTGCCGAATCCACCGCATCAGTTACCAACTAATCCATCGGTTTCACTCATCGTATGCACACGTAAAAGGGCGATATTACCGACAGCTTTAATTTACATACAAGATAAATTTGGAGTGATGCAGCCAGCTCGCGCGTTATTGGATTCCTGTTCCGAATTGAATTTCATCACCGAAGAAACAGCGAAGCGTTTGCAGCTCAAACGGTTTTTCTCATATCAGGAAATCTCAGGTATTTCAGATATTCGTTCTAATTCAAAGTATGCAGTAAAGGCGAAAATCAAATCTCGTATTGGAGATTTTACTTGTCTGTCGGAATTCGTTATAACTAAGCATATCACAACACAAATTCCTAgtagttttataaatacttCTAAATGGAATATTCCTGAAAATCTTCAGCTTGCGGATCCATACTTCTACAAACCGCAACGTATAGATTTATTGCTCAATGCAGAAGTATTTTTTGAGAGCCTTCAAGAAGGCACAATTTcatttggaaaaggcttaccACGCCTTCAAAACAGCAAATTAGGTTGGATGGTAGGGGGcaattttgaaaagctttcaaattccCGCCCATCCATTTGCAATGTCACACTAAATTCAAATCTATCGAATATCGATTCGATTCTTCAACGTTTTtgggaaattgaaaatttcaccgAAAAGGAAGCAACATTGTCCGAAGAAGAACGTTTATGCGAAAAACATTTCATTGAAAACGTTCAAGTGAAAAATGATGGACGTGTACAAGTACGGTTACCATTTAAGGTTTCACCGACAATGTTAGGCAACTCTTTCCATAATGCCAGGAAGAGATTTCTCGCTCTTGAACGCCGTCTATCTAAcaataaattactaaaaaacaTGTATGCGGATTTcataaaagaatattttgaacTCGGGCACATGGTTGCcataaaaaactttgatttcAATAGCTCGCAGTATATAATTCCACATCATTGTGTACTCCGTCCACAAAGTACTACGACCAAGCTTCGGGTTGTATTCGACGCCTCTGCGCGCACCACATCTGATCATTCATTAAATGAAATACTCATGGTTGGAGCAACAATTCAACCAGAACTAATCATCACATTATTATCATTTCGTTTATATCCCTACGTATTAACCGCCGATATAtcaaaaatgtatcggcaattTTTGATTAACGATCAAGATCAACGATATCAACTCATTTTGTGGAGAAATGAACCTCATGAGCCATTACAGTTGTTTCAACTCAAAACTGTAACTTACGGATTGGCTTCTGCACCATTCCTAGCTATTCGCAGTTTATTTCATATTGCTGATGTCAATAAAGCTGCCTTTCCTCTAGCATCGTCTGCTATTCGTGAAAGTTTTTATGTTGACGATTTGTTGACTGGTGCAGATAGCATAGACAacttacaaaaactaaaaattgaaatcatagaAGTTCTTCGTTCTCATGGTCTTTCTCTGACTAAATGGCACTCGAATTCTAAACAATTATCTGACGCATCTTATAATGAAGTTGTAATTAAAACAACTGAAGAAAACATTACCAAAGCGTTAGGTACGTCATGGAAACCTTTAGCTGATACCATTTGTTATCGCTATGAATTACCAGATATGCTGTCAGTTACAAAGCGATCTGTTCTATcaattatttccaaaatatttgatatCGGTTTATTGAGCCCCGTGATAATACGTGGCAAAATATTAATGCAAGAAATTTGGATTCGCCGATTAGATTGGGATGAAACACTACCACCCGATCTTCATAACATTTGGTTGCAGATTAAAGCggatttaaatttcattaataaaatcgAAGTTCCTCGTCATGTACAAACATCATCCAATTCTCGCTGTGAAGTTCATGGCTTCGCAGACGCATCAACGTGCGCATATGGGTGCTGCATTTATTTACGTTCTATTATAAAGGACACTTACAAAACTACGTTACTTATTGCTAAATCTAAAGTGGCACCAATTAAAGCACAATCGCTTCCTCGTTTGGAGTTATGTGCAGCACTGTTACTGAGTAGGACTTGGCAAAAAATCAAGGATAAg GAAGACGCGGCATACCTCAACGCATTTACTGCGACAACGGCACAAATTTCGTTGGTGCTCAAGCCAAATTGA